In Raphanus sativus cultivar WK10039 chromosome 5, ASM80110v3, whole genome shotgun sequence, the following proteins share a genomic window:
- the LOC108860750 gene encoding cation/H(+) antiporter 6B-like has protein sequence MDAQEETWHKGILEDHMKREDMGTNKNCDVTPHIMLNSRGAWEPLASGSGGIPFWEYPLPKLEIIIFSTFISWRFFDILFKKLGVPIPRFTSMMLVGAVLSESFQPMQMSWFRHIFIPDDYMPNVAETIGTFAFTLNWFLRGVTTNVGMLKKSKTKSTAIGVTSMIIPWYIGKIVYASREKSSILTMRRVEYSIIIFTTTMAPFTCINMLLTDLKVVHTEFGQIAQSSAMVIDVLAFSMSVWANAGYSYRTGMRMGVALMIFFVFLYLVRQAMLWVVRHTPEGAPVKSIYLYIGLLLAYLSHLYWTRFLFFGPLGAFVLGLAIPDGPPLGSLFIKRFDSFNEGIFLPLFGSFTMMKLDWSFLIKEIGSGKFLHGHTYECFSFILVLYVAKFVTSFLSAIAARMPLRDSVILGIIMGTKSSFELAYVLQAFEKEAISVEIFSLMGIYILANSLLTPMAIHFLYDRAKRFACYGRRSLKHRSELQMLVCINKPDNITSMINLLRATAPSKDSPVSCCVLHLLELVGKATPMFISHQLQKPKPGSRSYSENVISSFKLFQEINRDYTSIHVFTSLTAAKEMHEHICWFALDKSSYLILLSFHRTWGANGYGVTSDDQTLRHLNRNVLKRAPCSVGILVYRKPMWPPKSIESPCRVCLVYVGGDDDKEALALADHMRGNQNVSVTVLTLIPISKTEEGSELSQSQMVDTCQVEEKPGDNSITYIVRMVEDGNKTSEILHSVAYDYDMFLVGRSSGIGTAVTKGLGDWMEFDELGVIGDLIASEDFPSRASVLVIQQQE, from the exons ATGGATGCACAAGAGGAGACATGGCATAAAGGGATATTGGAGGACCATATGAAAAGAGAAGACATGGGGACAAATAAAAATTGCGATGTAACCCCACATATAATGTTGAACTCACGCGGTGCCTGGGAGCCACTGGCTTCTGGATCTGGAGGAATACCATTCTGGGAGTACCCGCTTCCTAAACTAGAGATCATAATTTTCTCCACATTCATATCCTGGCGTTTTTTTGATATCTTGTTCAAGAAGTTAGGTGTTCCTATTCCAAGGTTCACCTCCATGATGCTT GTTGGAGCAGTCTTAAGTGAGTCGTTTCAGCCGATGCAGATGTCATGGTTTCGACACATTTTTATCCCTGATGATTATATGCCAAATGTTGCTGAGACCATTGGTACATTTGCTTTCACTCTAAATTGGTTCCTAAGGGGTGTGACTACGAATGTTGGCATGCTTAAAAAGTCCAAAACTAAGAGTACTGCAATTGGAGTCACCTCAATGATAATCCCATGGTATATTGGAAAAATCGTTTATGCATCTAGAGAGAAATCAAGCATCCTAACCATGAGACGTGTGGAGTATTCTATAATTATATTCACCACGACCATGGCGCCATTCACTTGCATCAACATGCTCCTTACAGACCTCAAAGTAGTTCACACTGAGTTCGGCCAAATCGCTCAGTCTTCAGCAATGGTAATAGATGTGCTTGCTTTTTCCATGAGCGTATGGGCTAACGCTGGCTACAGTTATAGAACTGGTATGCGGATGGGAGTTGCTCTTAtgatcttctttgttttcttgtacCTCGTGCGACAAGCCATGCTTTGGGTGGTTAGACATACACCAGAGGGAGCACCTGTGAAAAGCATTTATCTCTACATTGGTCTCTTGCTAGCTTACTTGTCTCACCTTTATTGGACTCGCTTCTTGTTCTTCGGACCGTTGGGTGCGTTTGTTCTTGGTTTGGCAATCCCAGACGGACCACCACTAGGATCGCTCTTTATAAAAAGATTCGACAGTTTCAATGAGGGCATTTTCTTACCACTCTTTGGATCATTTACCATGATGAAATTAGATTGGTCGTTTCTAATAAAGGAGATTGGAAGTGGAAAGTTTCTCCATGGACATACCTACGAGTGTTTTTCATTCATTCTCGTCTTATACGTAGCGAAGTTTGTGACGTCTTTCCTCTCAGCCATAGCTGCAAGGATGCCATTGAGAGACTCAGTTATTCTAGGTATCATTATGGGCACCAAGAGTAGTTTCGAGCTGGCTTACGTACTTCAAGCCTTCGAAAAAGAG GCAATTAGTGTGGAGATTTTCTCGCTTATGGGCATATACATTCTCGCAAACTCTTTGTTAACACCGATGGCTATACATTTCTTGTACGACCGGGCCAAGAGATTTGCGTGTTACGGGAGAAGAAGCTTGAAACATAGGTCGGAACTACAAATGTTGGTGTGCATCAACAAGCCTGACAATATTACATCCATGATCAACCTTCTAAGAGCTACCGCACCATCTAAAGACTCTCCAGTGTCGTGTTGTGTTCTTCACTTACTTGAGCTTGTGGGTAAAGCTACTCCCATGTTTATCTCCCACCAGCTTCAGAAACCAAAGCCTGGAAGCAGATCTTACTCGGAAAATGTCATAAGCTCTTTCAAACTGTTTCAAGAGATTAATAGGGACTACACATCTATACACGTGTTCACCTCTTTAACTGCAGCTAAAGAGATGCATGAACACATTTGTTGGTTTGCTCTTGATAAAAGTTCGTATCTTATTCTCCTCTCTTTTCACCGCACTTGGGGGGCTAATGGTTATGGCGTTACCTCCGACGATCAAACACTAAGACATCTTAATCGTAACGTCCTGAAACGAGCACCTTGCTCGGTAGGAATCCTTGTTTATCGTAAACCAATGTGGCCACCCAAATCAATAGAGTCTCCATGCAGG GTGTGCTTGGTTTACGTGGGAGGTGACGATGACAAAGAAGCATTAGCATTAGCAGACCACATGAGAGGTAACCAGAACGTGAGTGTAACGGTGCTGACTCTGATCCCTATATCGAAAACCGAGGAGGGCAGCGAGTTGAGTCAGAGTCAAATGGTAGACACGTGCCAAGTTGAAGAGAAGCCAGGAGATAACTCCATCACGTACATTGTTAGGATGGTGGAGGATGGGAATAAGACT